The proteins below are encoded in one region of Rhizobium sp. 9140:
- a CDS encoding heme o synthase has product MTVIDTTGNLNDGDIRLSEASARDYWALLKPRVMSLVVFTAFAGMVLAPGEINPFIGFVAILCIAVGAGASGALNMWYDADIDAVMKRTATRPIPAGRITGEEALGFGLTLSAFSVCILGLVVGWFAAGFLAFTIFFYAVVYTMWLKRATPQNIVIGGAAGAFPPMIGWACVTGGVSIESIVLFLIIFLWTPAHFWALALFKMGEYGAVGVPMLPNVKGIPATKVQILVYAVLTAVAGICPTLLGFASIGYGIVALALGLGFVWYAIKVQSMSETDEKMLPAKKLFAFSLIYLFAIFSALLADRAVLALLQAFGKGF; this is encoded by the coding sequence ATGACAGTCATCGACACCACCGGAAACCTCAACGACGGCGATATCCGCCTGTCGGAGGCCTCGGCGCGCGATTACTGGGCGCTCCTGAAACCCCGCGTCATGTCGCTCGTGGTGTTTACGGCCTTTGCCGGCATGGTATTGGCGCCCGGTGAGATCAACCCGTTCATCGGTTTCGTCGCCATTCTCTGCATCGCGGTGGGCGCCGGCGCGTCCGGCGCGCTCAACATGTGGTACGATGCCGATATCGACGCGGTGATGAAGCGCACGGCGACGCGGCCTATCCCTGCCGGTCGCATCACGGGCGAGGAAGCGCTTGGCTTCGGCCTGACGCTCTCGGCATTCTCGGTCTGCATCCTCGGCCTCGTGGTCGGCTGGTTCGCCGCCGGCTTTCTCGCCTTCACCATCTTCTTCTATGCCGTCGTCTACACGATGTGGCTGAAGCGGGCGACGCCGCAAAACATCGTCATCGGCGGTGCGGCCGGCGCCTTTCCGCCGATGATCGGCTGGGCCTGCGTCACCGGCGGCGTGTCCATCGAGAGCATCGTCCTCTTCCTCATCATCTTCCTCTGGACGCCCGCCCATTTCTGGGCGCTGGCCCTCTTCAAGATGGGCGAATACGGTGCCGTCGGCGTACCCATGCTGCCGAACGTCAAGGGCATTCCCGCGACCAAGGTGCAGATCCTCGTCTATGCCGTGCTGACGGCGGTGGCCGGCATCTGTCCGACGCTGCTTGGCTTTGCCAGCATCGGCTACGGCATCGTCGCGCTGGCGCTCGGCCTCGGCTTCGTCTGGTATGCCATCAAGGTGCAGTCCATGTCCGAGACGGACGAGAAGATGCTGCCGGCCAAGAAGCTCTTCGCCTTCTCCCTGATCTATCTCTTCGCGATCTTCTCGGCGCTTCTCGCCGACCGCGCGGTGCTGGCGCTGCTGCAAGCCTTCGGAAAGGGCTTCTGA
- a CDS encoding cytochrome c oxidase assembly protein, producing the protein MVSHPARPTSQAERRNGVIVGACVAFVVGMVGMAYAAVPLYDMFCKVTGYNGTTKRVEQASDTILDRTIRVTFDANTSGDLPWRFTPVVREISPKIGETVQVEFKAKNMANVPTTGQAVFNVTPMQGGAYFNKVQCFCFTETTLQPGEELEMPVVFFVDPEIVKAAETKDIGTLTLSYTFYARQPSKPVAALKPKDGTVPDRKL; encoded by the coding sequence ATGGTATCGCATCCGGCACGACCAACCTCACAGGCTGAACGCCGCAATGGCGTGATCGTCGGCGCCTGCGTCGCCTTCGTCGTGGGCATGGTCGGCATGGCCTATGCCGCCGTGCCGCTCTACGACATGTTCTGCAAGGTTACCGGCTATAACGGCACGACGAAGCGCGTCGAGCAGGCTTCCGACACGATCCTCGACCGGACCATCCGCGTCACCTTCGATGCCAATACGTCCGGCGATCTGCCCTGGCGCTTCACGCCGGTCGTGCGCGAGATCTCGCCGAAGATCGGCGAGACGGTGCAGGTCGAATTCAAGGCGAAGAACATGGCGAACGTCCCGACGACGGGGCAGGCCGTTTTCAACGTCACGCCCATGCAGGGTGGCGCCTATTTCAACAAGGTCCAGTGCTTCTGCTTCACCGAGACGACGCTGCAGCCGGGCGAGGAACTGGAGATGCCCGTCGTCTTCTTCGTCGATCCGGAGATCGTCAAGGCGGCTGAAACGAAAGACATCGGCACGCTCACTTTGTCCTACACCTTCTATGCGCGCCAGCCGTCAAAGCCGGTCGCTGCATTGAAGCCCAAGGACGGCACCGTGCCGGACAGAAAACTTTAA
- a CDS encoding cytochrome c oxidase subunit 3: protein MADTHQKNHDYHIIDPSPWPLLASIGAFVMAFGGVAYMRYLSGGSFKMFGLEWANPWILFIGLAIVLYTMYAWWADTVKEAHEGHHTRVVSLHLRYGMIMFIASEVMFFVAWFWAYFDASLFPGEAIQATRTAFTGGQWPPKGIEVLDPWHLPLYNTVILLLSGTTVTWAHHALLHGDRKGLINGLTLTVVLGVLFSFVQAYEYLHAPFAFKDSIYGATFFMATGFHGFHVLVGTIFLAVCLIRALRGDFTPQQHFGFEAAAWYWHFVDVVWLFLFFSIYIWGGWGAPLAG, encoded by the coding sequence ATGGCCGACACGCATCAGAAGAACCACGACTATCACATCATCGATCCCAGCCCCTGGCCGCTGCTCGCCTCCATCGGCGCCTTCGTCATGGCCTTCGGCGGCGTCGCCTATATGCGCTATCTCTCCGGCGGCTCGTTCAAGATGTTCGGCCTGGAATGGGCCAATCCGTGGATTCTCTTCATCGGCCTCGCGATCGTGCTCTACACGATGTACGCCTGGTGGGCGGACACGGTGAAGGAGGCCCATGAGGGTCATCACACCCGCGTCGTGTCGCTGCATCTGCGCTACGGCATGATCATGTTCATCGCGTCGGAAGTGATGTTCTTCGTCGCCTGGTTCTGGGCCTATTTCGACGCCAGCCTGTTCCCCGGCGAGGCCATCCAGGCGACCCGCACTGCCTTTACCGGTGGACAGTGGCCGCCAAAGGGCATCGAGGTTCTCGATCCATGGCACCTGCCGCTTTACAACACCGTCATCCTGCTGCTGTCTGGCACCACGGTCACCTGGGCGCATCATGCGCTGCTCCACGGCGACCGCAAAGGCCTCATCAACGGCCTGACGCTGACGGTCGTGCTGGGTGTGCTCTTCTCTTTCGTGCAGGCCTACGAATACCTCCACGCGCCGTTCGCCTTCAAGGACTCGATCTACGGCGCAACCTTCTTCATGGCCACCGGCTTCCACGGCTTCCACGTCCTCGTCGGCACCATCTTCCTCGCGGTCTGCCTCATCCGCGCGCTGAGGGGTGACTTCACCCCCCAGCAACACTTCGGCTTCGAAGCCGCCGCATGGTACTGGCACTTCGTCGATGTCGTCTGGCTCTTCCTCTTCTTCTCCATCTACATCTGGGGCGGCTGGGGCGCACCGCTTGCCGGTTGA
- a CDS encoding Gfo/Idh/MocA family protein, with the protein MNPISIAVVGVGKIARDQHLPSIHNNPGYRLVAAASRHGSVDGVENFTAIEDMLATMPEIEAVSLCMPPRVRFDAAYKALETGKHVFLEKPPGATLSEVAILEALAKEKNVTLFTSWHSRFGPAVEPARAFLAEKTIRRVDIIWNEDVRRWHPNQDWIWEAGGLGVFDPGINALSIMTHILPMPVFVTRSTLEIPENRDAPIAAQIDFQSASGIPVTADMDWRRQSSDDRWDIIVETDAGTMILGNGGARLSVDGVMRADEQETEYPTLYARFHDLVRAGRSEVDVAPLRHIADIFMLGSRKTVEAFYD; encoded by the coding sequence ATGAACCCCATCTCTATTGCTGTCGTCGGCGTTGGCAAGATCGCGCGCGATCAGCATCTGCCATCCATTCACAACAATCCCGGATACCGGCTGGTCGCGGCCGCAAGCCGGCACGGCAGCGTCGATGGCGTCGAGAACTTCACCGCCATCGAGGACATGCTGGCCACCATGCCGGAGATCGAGGCGGTCTCCCTCTGCATGCCACCACGCGTTCGGTTCGACGCCGCCTACAAGGCGCTGGAAACTGGCAAGCACGTCTTCCTCGAAAAGCCGCCGGGTGCGACGCTGAGCGAGGTCGCCATCCTCGAGGCACTGGCGAAGGAGAAGAACGTCACGCTGTTTACGAGCTGGCATTCGCGCTTCGGCCCCGCCGTCGAGCCGGCACGGGCTTTTCTCGCCGAAAAGACGATCCGCCGCGTCGATATCATCTGGAACGAGGACGTGCGACGCTGGCACCCGAACCAGGACTGGATCTGGGAGGCGGGCGGCCTTGGCGTGTTCGATCCCGGCATCAATGCCCTCTCCATCATGACGCATATCCTGCCCATGCCAGTCTTCGTCACCCGCTCGACGCTCGAAATCCCCGAAAACCGCGATGCGCCGATTGCAGCACAGATCGACTTCCAGAGCGCGTCGGGCATTCCCGTGACCGCCGACATGGACTGGCGCCGCCAGTCGAGCGACGACCGCTGGGACATCATCGTGGAGACGGATGCCGGAACGATGATTCTCGGCAATGGCGGCGCCCGCCTTTCGGTCGATGGCGTGATGCGCGCCGACGAGCAGGAAACGGAATATCCGACACTCTACGCCCGTTTCCACGACCTCGTGCGCGCCGGGCGCTCCGAGGTCGATGTTGCCCCGCTCCGCCACATCGCCGATATCTTCATGCTCGGCAGCCGGAAGACGGTCGAGGCTTTCTACGACTGA
- a CDS encoding GNAT family N-acetyltransferase, whose product MSPTIRNATRAEIDEIIEWAAREGWNPGLDDAAAFYAADPEGFWVAEADGTLAAAISVVRFGPDYAFLGFYMAHPDFRGQGLGYALWQAALSAQGTRIVGLDGVVAQQARYQRSGFAYAHANMRYGGTPQVTAPPGTDLVEVAPVHLPLLIDYDARFSPARREAFLGQWLKTQPTRQSIALLRGTDVQGYGTIRTCREGQKIGPLFADTETGADLLFRKLVATGLEMGGDGQIFLDIPEPNGAAKALCDRYNLQPVFETARMYRGEVPDLPLSRIFGITTFELG is encoded by the coding sequence ATGTCCCCGACGATACGCAACGCCACCCGTGCCGAAATCGACGAGATCATCGAATGGGCCGCGCGCGAAGGCTGGAATCCCGGCCTCGACGATGCCGCCGCGTTTTACGCGGCCGACCCTGAGGGTTTCTGGGTAGCGGAGGCGGACGGCACGCTCGCGGCGGCCATCTCGGTCGTCCGCTTCGGCCCGGATTACGCCTTCCTCGGCTTCTACATGGCGCATCCCGACTTCCGGGGACAGGGGCTTGGCTATGCCCTGTGGCAGGCGGCGCTTTCCGCGCAAGGTACCCGCATCGTCGGCCTCGACGGCGTCGTCGCCCAGCAGGCACGCTATCAGCGTTCCGGCTTTGCCTATGCCCATGCCAACATGCGCTATGGCGGAACGCCGCAGGTGACAGCGCCGCCCGGCACGGATCTGGTCGAGGTCGCCCCCGTTCATCTGCCGCTGCTTATCGACTACGACGCTCGCTTTTCGCCAGCGCGACGCGAGGCCTTCCTCGGGCAATGGCTGAAGACCCAGCCGACCCGGCAGAGCATCGCGCTCCTGCGCGGCACGGACGTACAGGGCTACGGCACGATTCGCACCTGCCGCGAGGGCCAGAAGATCGGGCCGCTGTTCGCCGATACGGAAACCGGTGCCGATCTCCTGTTCCGAAAGCTGGTCGCGACCGGCCTCGAGATGGGCGGCGACGGCCAGATCTTCCTCGATATCCCCGAGCCGAACGGCGCTGCAAAGGCACTTTGCGATCGCTACAATCTGCAACCCGTGTTCGAGACGGCGCGCATGTATCGCGGCGAGGTTCCCGACCTGCCGCTCTCCCGCATCTTCGGCATCACCACTTTCGAATTGGGTTAG
- a CDS encoding prolyl oligopeptidase family serine peptidase has product MHLYLETDDDARTLDFVAHENAHADAVLKTEAFEADAAAFKAMMERDDRLIHFSRRGDWLNTFRKTAGNPMGVWQRLPATEAPVPEAAWETMFDLDAYNAAEGRTWIWRGAVTCPWDPSRVLLSLSDGGSDLRIFREFDCETLAFVEGGFSTPLARSHATWESLDHILYFGSIDRISATQSSWPRVGRRVARGQDVANAATVFAAEDSDVTGYAAVYGSEMLHVSSDDSLSSNDRVAIFTAVHTIGTASHVVSKNGGTPVRIDIPKESDADCNPRFCLWRAKTDERVPSGSLVLQELPERLGSDQPPAPARVLFTPSGRRFCTGFMLLRDWCVFTVADNMTPRLFLLDLATEGAEPFELALPGGVETLSYHPLYSDLHLGDDTLIVSGQGFLQPPTLYRLELSDRTTPLALHPVADSPSYFDASGMSSQLLEAMSDDGTAVPYRLVLPATFEMGALPVLLYGYGGFEVPLQPYYSGVTGRWLEQGGAYVQAYIRGGGEFGAEWHRVAKRDGRHRAFADFAAIACDLVARGYTKPRNIACNGGSNGGLLTGVMLTRYPDLFGAVWCQVPVLDMLRFHTFPAGRAWMDEYGDPDNAQDRDAMLAYSPLQAARPATEVAYPPIYIESSSNDDRVHPSHARRFAARLRELGHDPLFHEFTSGGHGGEGDTAASAARIATGYSFLRQTIMKPVAKE; this is encoded by the coding sequence ATGCACCTTTACCTCGAGACCGACGACGACGCCCGCACGCTCGACTTCGTGGCGCACGAGAATGCGCATGCGGACGCCGTACTGAAGACGGAGGCCTTCGAAGCGGACGCTGCAGCCTTCAAGGCGATGATGGAGCGCGACGACCGGCTGATCCATTTTTCCCGCCGAGGCGACTGGCTGAATACGTTCCGCAAGACGGCCGGAAACCCGATGGGCGTCTGGCAGAGGCTGCCGGCAACCGAGGCCCCGGTGCCGGAGGCGGCATGGGAGACGATGTTCGACCTCGACGCCTACAACGCCGCCGAAGGCCGCACATGGATCTGGCGCGGTGCCGTCACCTGCCCCTGGGATCCGTCGCGCGTGCTCCTGTCGCTGTCGGACGGCGGATCGGACCTGCGTATCTTCCGGGAGTTCGACTGCGAGACCCTCGCCTTCGTGGAAGGCGGGTTCTCGACACCGCTCGCCCGGTCGCATGCCACGTGGGAAAGCCTCGACCACATCCTCTATTTCGGCTCGATCGACCGGATATCGGCCACACAATCGAGCTGGCCGCGGGTCGGTCGGCGCGTGGCGCGCGGGCAGGATGTTGCAAATGCTGCGACCGTCTTTGCTGCGGAGGACAGCGACGTCACCGGATATGCGGCAGTTTATGGCTCTGAGATGCTGCACGTTTCCAGCGACGACAGCCTTTCCAGCAACGATAGAGTGGCGATCTTCACGGCCGTCCACACCATCGGCACGGCCAGCCATGTCGTCTCGAAAAACGGCGGAACGCCGGTGCGGATCGACATCCCCAAAGAGAGCGACGCGGACTGTAACCCTCGGTTCTGCCTGTGGCGGGCAAAAACGGATGAGCGGGTTCCAAGCGGCTCACTGGTGCTGCAGGAGCTTCCCGAGCGGCTCGGCAGCGACCAGCCGCCTGCGCCGGCGCGCGTCCTGTTCACGCCATCAGGTCGTCGGTTCTGCACCGGCTTCATGCTGCTTCGCGACTGGTGCGTCTTCACCGTCGCCGACAATATGACACCGCGCCTGTTTCTGCTCGATCTGGCAACCGAGGGCGCCGAACCGTTCGAATTGGCGTTGCCAGGCGGTGTGGAAACCCTATCCTATCATCCGCTCTATTCGGACCTGCATCTGGGCGACGACACCCTGATCGTTTCGGGACAAGGCTTCCTGCAACCGCCGACGCTCTATCGGCTGGAGTTGTCCGACCGGACGACGCCGCTGGCGCTGCACCCCGTTGCAGACTCGCCGAGCTATTTCGACGCGAGCGGCATGTCGAGCCAGCTGCTGGAAGCGATGTCGGACGACGGGACGGCGGTACCCTACAGGCTCGTCCTGCCCGCAACCTTCGAGATGGGCGCCCTGCCCGTGCTTCTCTACGGCTATGGCGGTTTTGAAGTGCCGTTGCAGCCTTACTACTCTGGCGTCACCGGCCGCTGGCTGGAACAGGGCGGCGCCTATGTGCAGGCCTATATTCGCGGCGGCGGCGAGTTTGGCGCAGAGTGGCACCGTGTGGCGAAGCGCGATGGACGGCACCGGGCGTTTGCCGACTTCGCCGCCATCGCCTGCGACCTCGTTGCCCGCGGCTACACCAAACCCCGCAATATCGCCTGCAATGGCGGCAGCAATGGCGGACTTCTGACCGGGGTGATGCTGACGCGCTATCCCGACCTCTTCGGCGCTGTGTGGTGCCAGGTACCGGTGCTCGATATGCTGCGCTTCCACACCTTCCCGGCCGGACGGGCGTGGATGGACGAATATGGCGACCCCGACAATGCGCAGGACCGCGACGCGATGCTGGCCTATTCGCCGCTACAGGCCGCGCGCCCGGCGACGGAGGTCGCCTACCCGCCGATCTACATCGAAAGCTCCAGCAATGACGACCGGGTACATCCCTCGCATGCCCGCCGCTTTGCCGCACGGCTGCGGGAGCTTGGCCACGATCCGCTGTTTCACGAATTCACATCCGGTGGCCATGGCGGCGAAGGCGACACGGCGGCCTCCGCTGCCCGAATCGCGACGGGCTACAGCTTCCTGCGACAGACGATCATGAAGCCTGTCGCAAAGGAATGA
- a CDS encoding ABC-F family ATP-binding cassette domain-containing protein, translated as MITISNLSARIAGRLLIDHANISLPEGTKAGLVGRNGAGKSTLFRILTGQMESESGFISIPKNARMGQVAQEAPGTEEPLIEIVLKADKEREALLAEAETATDPNRIADIQMRLADIQAHSAEARAASILAGLGFDHEAQLRPASSFSGGWRMRVALAAVLFSEPDLLLLDEPTNYLDLEGTLWLEDYIRRYPHTVIIISHDRDLLNTAVNAIIHLDQQKLTFYRGSYDQFERQRAEAMELQTKAKVKNDAARKHLQTFIDRFKAKASKARQAQSRVKALERMGTVASVIEDHVQPITFPVPEKQPASPIIQLQNASVGYTPGKPILKNITLRIDNDDRIALLGSNGNGKSTFAKFVSARLDADGGEIKLAPNLKIGFFAQHQMDDLVPADSPVEHVRRLMPGVPEAKVRARVAQMGLATEKMSTAAKDLSGGEKARLLMGLAAFHHPNLLILDEPTNHLDIDSRRALIEALNDYDGAVILISHDRHLIEATVDRLWLVNNGTVSNFDGDMEEYRSLIVSSGKKKDEKPEVIEDATSKADQRKANAEKRATLAPLRKKINDIESLTAKLEKQIQALDAELADPVLYEKFPAKAAEKVKQRGETAAKLSTAEEQWLDLSAQYEEAMAG; from the coding sequence ATGATTACGATATCCAATCTCTCGGCCCGCATCGCCGGACGCCTCCTGATCGACCACGCCAATATATCGCTCCCCGAGGGGACGAAAGCCGGCCTCGTGGGGCGCAACGGCGCGGGCAAGTCCACGCTGTTTCGCATCCTGACCGGGCAGATGGAGAGCGAGAGCGGCTTCATCTCCATTCCCAAGAACGCCCGCATGGGACAGGTGGCGCAGGAAGCGCCGGGGACGGAAGAGCCGCTGATCGAGATCGTGCTGAAGGCCGACAAGGAGCGCGAGGCGCTGCTGGCGGAGGCAGAGACGGCCACCGACCCCAACCGGATCGCCGACATCCAGATGCGGCTTGCCGATATCCAGGCGCATTCGGCCGAAGCCCGCGCGGCCTCGATCCTTGCTGGTCTCGGCTTCGACCATGAGGCGCAGCTGCGCCCGGCCTCGTCCTTCTCCGGCGGCTGGCGCATGCGCGTGGCGCTGGCGGCCGTGCTCTTCTCAGAGCCGGATCTGCTGCTGCTCGACGAGCCGACCAACTATCTCGACCTCGAAGGCACGCTGTGGCTGGAGGATTACATCCGCCGCTACCCGCACACCGTCATCATCATCAGCCACGACCGCGACCTGCTCAACACCGCCGTCAACGCCATCATCCATCTCGACCAGCAGAAGCTGACCTTCTACCGCGGCTCCTACGACCAGTTCGAGCGCCAGCGCGCCGAGGCGATGGAGTTGCAGACCAAGGCGAAGGTGAAGAACGATGCGGCGCGCAAGCACCTGCAAACCTTCATCGACCGCTTCAAGGCCAAGGCCTCGAAGGCCCGGCAGGCGCAGAGCCGCGTCAAGGCGCTGGAGCGCATGGGCACGGTCGCCTCGGTGATCGAGGACCATGTGCAGCCGATCACGTTTCCGGTACCCGAGAAGCAGCCGGCGTCGCCGATCATCCAGTTGCAGAACGCCTCCGTCGGCTACACGCCGGGCAAGCCGATCCTCAAGAACATTACGCTGCGGATCGACAATGACGACCGCATCGCGCTGCTCGGCTCGAACGGCAACGGCAAGTCCACCTTCGCGAAGTTCGTCTCCGCGCGGCTGGATGCGGATGGCGGCGAGATCAAGCTGGCGCCGAACCTGAAGATCGGCTTCTTCGCGCAGCACCAGATGGACGACCTCGTGCCGGCCGATTCGCCCGTCGAGCATGTCCGCCGCCTGATGCCGGGCGTTCCCGAGGCCAAGGTCCGCGCCCGCGTGGCGCAGATGGGGCTCGCGACCGAGAAGATGTCGACAGCGGCCAAGGATCTCTCCGGCGGCGAAAAAGCGCGCCTTCTGATGGGTCTCGCGGCCTTCCACCACCCCAACCTGCTGATCCTCGATGAACCGACCAACCATCTCGACATCGACAGCCGGCGCGCGCTCATCGAGGCGCTGAACGATTACGACGGCGCCGTGATCCTGATCTCGCACGACCGCCACCTGATCGAGGCGACCGTCGACCGTCTGTGGCTGGTCAACAACGGCACGGTGTCGAATTTCGACGGCGATATGGAGGAATACCGGAGCCTCATCGTCTCTTCTGGTAAAAAAAAAGACGAAAAGCCTGAGGTAATCGAGGACGCTACGTCGAAAGCCGATCAGCGCAAGGCGAATGCGGAGAAACGCGCCACCCTCGCGCCGCTGCGCAAGAAGATCAACGATATCGAGTCCTTGACGGCAAAGCTTGAGAAGCAGATTCAGGCGCTTGATGCAGAGCTTGCGGACCCCGTGCTCTACGAGAAGTTCCCCGCGAAGGCCGCCGAGAAGGTGAAGCAGCGCGGCGAGACGGCGGCGAAGCTGAGCACGGCCGAAGAGCAGTGGCTGGACCTGTCCGCGCAATATGAGGAGGCGATGGCCGGCTGA
- a CDS encoding GGDEF domain-containing protein, with protein sequence MATREQISRSGTGVRNDRHVAEQTNGVVQRVAQAMAHLGVQPLPRNYELFYDAMSGGPSGLSRDLAALGAAPSQKALDAIGHRRKLPGHMGQALGQAQQAAMEAIQTMTTAISGESRPKAEAFDALDAFLQRLDADPVMSMSDFAEEARALRQTLTQLRKREKRLVEALETTVAALGDAQGRIAADQRAVLRDALTGLPNGTALSMKIAGLFDEADVTTKPAALVLVIVERLKMLTGQHGPETGEKAVKKCAAIFRKSVKKSDVVARIGYDAFAFLLNDVSEQNAQAIATRIRDAVQSLQIRLASREFTTEALSLSAGIATTATVNGPQDLMHHAEMALTVVRADGRQGILRCTPMMCAQIAGLQRA encoded by the coding sequence GTGGCAACGAGAGAACAGATCAGCCGAAGCGGCACGGGCGTCAGAAACGACCGGCATGTCGCGGAGCAGACCAACGGCGTGGTGCAGCGTGTGGCGCAGGCCATGGCGCATCTCGGCGTGCAGCCCTTGCCGCGCAATTACGAGCTGTTCTACGACGCGATGTCCGGCGGACCGTCGGGCCTCAGCCGCGATCTCGCGGCACTGGGGGCCGCCCCTTCGCAAAAGGCGCTCGACGCGATCGGCCATCGGCGCAAGCTACCCGGGCATATGGGGCAGGCGCTTGGGCAGGCCCAGCAAGCGGCCATGGAAGCGATACAGACCATGACGACGGCGATCTCGGGGGAAAGCCGGCCCAAGGCCGAAGCCTTCGACGCGCTTGATGCCTTCCTGCAAAGGCTCGATGCGGACCCCGTCATGTCGATGTCGGACTTCGCCGAGGAGGCTCGCGCGCTGCGCCAGACGCTGACCCAACTGCGCAAGCGCGAGAAGCGGCTGGTGGAGGCGCTGGAAACCACGGTCGCAGCACTCGGCGATGCACAGGGGCGGATTGCAGCCGACCAGCGGGCGGTGCTTCGCGACGCATTGACGGGGCTGCCGAACGGCACAGCGCTTTCGATGAAGATCGCGGGTCTGTTCGACGAGGCCGACGTGACGACAAAGCCGGCTGCGCTGGTTCTGGTGATCGTGGAGCGGTTGAAGATGCTCACCGGACAGCATGGGCCGGAGACCGGCGAGAAGGCCGTGAAGAAATGCGCCGCGATCTTCCGCAAATCGGTGAAGAAGAGCGATGTCGTGGCACGCATCGGATATGACGCCTTCGCATTTCTGCTAAACGATGTCAGCGAGCAGAACGCGCAGGCCATCGCGACCCGTATCCGCGATGCCGTGCAGTCTCTCCAGATCCGCCTCGCCAGCCGCGAATTCACCACCGAGGCGCTGTCGCTCTCCGCCGGCATCGCGACGACGGCCACCGTCAACGGGCCGCAGGACCTGATGCATCATGCCGAAATGGCGCTGACCGTGGTCCGTGCGGACGGGCGACAGGGCATCCTGCGGTGCACGCCGATGATGTGCGCGCAGATCGCCGGGCTGCAACGGGCGTAA
- a CDS encoding class I SAM-dependent methyltransferase produces MSVLRNQLLPWIKVLACQALVLVAVLSLSRWITPGTLPVLLGQGAAAAGLGFLLRMPRIWLVVQVLLPVAVVYGDAVPAWAYLAAFVLCALVYWNSASEQVPLYLTNRRTWQALADLVAASGAKSVVDLGSGMGGVVTFLARAHPGVEVSGLETAPLVVAASKLRIALSRLPNARIVYRSLWDADLCTYDVVYCFLSPVPMARLFEKARREMRSGTLFVSNSFTVPGRAADRILDVDDGRRTQLHIYTL; encoded by the coding sequence ATGAGCGTCCTGCGCAACCAGCTTCTTCCCTGGATCAAGGTCCTCGCCTGTCAGGCGCTCGTCCTCGTCGCCGTCCTCTCGCTGTCGCGCTGGATCACGCCGGGCACGCTTCCCGTCCTGCTCGGGCAGGGTGCTGCCGCCGCCGGCCTCGGGTTCCTCCTGCGCATGCCGCGCATCTGGCTCGTCGTGCAGGTTCTGCTGCCGGTCGCGGTGGTCTATGGCGATGCCGTCCCCGCCTGGGCCTATCTCGCGGCCTTCGTGCTCTGCGCGCTGGTCTACTGGAACAGCGCCTCCGAGCAGGTACCGCTCTATCTCACCAACCGACGAACCTGGCAGGCGCTCGCCGATCTGGTGGCCGCTTCCGGGGCAAAGAGCGTTGTCGATCTCGGCAGCGGCATGGGCGGTGTCGTCACCTTCCTCGCCCGTGCCCACCCGGGCGTCGAGGTCAGTGGGTTGGAGACGGCACCGCTGGTTGTCGCCGCCTCGAAGCTCCGCATCGCCCTCAGCCGCCTCCCCAATGCCCGCATCGTCTATCGCAGCCTGTGGGATGCCGACCTCTGCACCTACGACGTGGTCTATTGCTTCCTTTCTCCGGTGCCGATGGCGCGTCTGTTCGAAAAGGCGCGGCGCGAGATGCGCTCGGGCACTCTCTTCGTCAGCAACAGCTTCACCGTCCCCGGCCGCGCCGCCGACCGCATCCTCGATGTGGACGACGGTCGCCGCACCCAGTTGCACATCTACACGCTCTGA
- a CDS encoding DinB family protein, translating to MIDHFRMFAAYNSWANGRIYAAADVLGEEGRRRQTGAAFGSLHGTLNHLLATDRIWMKRFTGKGDAPTTLDAVLFEDFEALKAARMAEDRRLAAWIDSLGADDLAGVFTYTPISIPEPITQALSPCLAHLFNHQTHHRGQCHMILTSLGQPSVVLDLVFFQRQQKG from the coding sequence ATGATCGATCATTTCCGTATGTTCGCCGCCTATAACAGCTGGGCCAACGGCCGCATCTATGCCGCAGCCGACGTGCTCGGTGAAGAGGGACGCCGCAGGCAGACCGGCGCCGCCTTCGGCTCCCTGCATGGAACGCTCAACCACCTGCTCGCCACCGACCGGATCTGGATGAAGCGGTTCACGGGCAAGGGCGACGCACCGACCACGCTCGACGCGGTCCTCTTCGAAGATTTTGAAGCACTGAAGGCCGCGCGGATGGCGGAGGACCGGCGGCTTGCGGCGTGGATCGACAGCCTCGGCGCGGACGACCTCGCCGGCGTGTTCACCTACACGCCGATCAGCATTCCCGAGCCGATCACCCAGGCGCTCAGCCCCTGCCTTGCCCACCTCTTCAACCACCAGACACACCATCGCGGCCAGTGCCATATGATCCTGACCTCGCTTGGTCAGCCGAGCGTGGTGCTGGACCTCGTCTTTTTCCAGCGCCAGCAGAAGGGCTGA